The proteins below are encoded in one region of Corvus hawaiiensis isolate bCorHaw1 chromosome 3, bCorHaw1.pri.cur, whole genome shotgun sequence:
- the TDRD6 gene encoding tudor domain-containing protein 6 isoform X2, which translates to MSAGPGSLGRGDTVTLRVSAVGLYSEVPILRLWGLLGERKADYALLHREIQAAAGPRLAARPEPSGSGASGTRLCPGELALVEVLGIWYRCCVVSCSAQGYRVFLLDEGYVVATSAYYLARGCSELFQLRPEVLGCVVADVMPSQGHEGTACGDSPVSRWTVEAMEFLSFLHGKEVSGVVQEVITPQLIVLELPQLVVQMRQLGLAKRVSPSWFCQVLRRCLPFGQLKKQLWQQPPACSLGTFADPQLVHVLLSYWPLSPALDYYYPQLQLGVTEPVLVTHVSDPHHIYCQLQCLSEEICCLSDTMCHAYDQWEQDLLPKVGSPCAARGMDGQWYRAILLELIGEGQDQHAALVIFVDYGRKETVTRANLRHLPAECFRMPVVTYICALQGVSDGGRGWSPLQVDLLKALVLGRGVSAHIEAFNSFEHLYYVTLYGENGIDLNGLFGSQACCLVSTHVSQTEAHEQLEVEESLVEELGLPPEAPPVLTHGGLAGAAVAGVHLKTWTFYSARVSHLQDPSEFWLQLHEHYQLFRQLRQCMWNFYSHSTKLDGAEWDPQPGSLCCASWNEGVFYRAVVTRVLDTGVEIHLVDRGSTETVGLCAVKELLPRFRELPALALKCCLAGVSPLRGSWSEASVSAFREMVLNKELKVWFLSVQGDKYMVEIFDQSQLGERRVSKLMGQRGYAKYQRYEMPKTSQKSDKSVTQASSLVCAAEESQKNAEKRRREECDLKSSDRVVDSHVDVMVRESPIAAIHSSRSTELCSQDYEGKENLHASLGQNYAEIKPGSSCGGHLEVGSTVNVILSYVENPSCFWCQLSRNFHDLEVLMDEIQEHCKNSSQPHVWPNLVCLAQYSEDKKWYRALIVSEGVCAEKVEVIYVDYGNREQVCLTKLRAISEHFLRLEAQAFRCSLYNLIQPNGQNPFAWDEEAIQTFRQFVVDSSSDLDLKCTIFALASINRDLFNIVDLITPFQSACQFLTEKGVARPLFPQKRLESLVQLHSFYYSSHGIKIGSEEDVYITHVENPWMFYCQLERCADTLAQLADNISRLSERVTSTGTLGKSGTLCLARYSDSQWYRGVIMERQPKAKVFFVDFGNTEAIETDDLLILPSDASDILLVPMQAIKCSVSDVSSVSKEAATWFKEAVLERRLKAIVVAKDSDNTLLVELFDGNTQINTKLKDLSLNSTGLCSHVHNETLCSRNTDVNERDEPAESPLNAGKPLERKRRPEAQQEQGSRRHLKEEVLDLFQHSVKGDVAAGLLGPGEMLSSKDAILLDKAGEESLLFSLMDTLSDTKSDAEGRCIMLKNSSDLPPQKIVPALKTLVYVSYINDLQDFYVQLGSDEVQLNNILESLNNGKSVKEPCGQLFQAGDLISAVYSEDSLWYRAVVKEKTSDNSIRVHYIDYGDTSVISVDQACRLPKDLSSIPAMSIHCFLGGLKCKKSADWTEKALFYFTKRTSEILLSCEFVKKVDDKWEVILSDHQGIITVDLADKDLPSRERLFLRKKMDKREKSDMITVCEPLPPQVQNEISDVSDCKSFIWKFPEAGQTLKIYVTVVNSPGFFWCHCADTKDVSYIEKKIEEAEKLGLSSLNDSKSCIKSGDTCLAKYSQDGWFYRAQISSVKDDSVVVRHVDYGSEEAISLEMIRQMPCELLRVPAQAFACCLSGFSPSEGSWLSDANKKFYDMTENLALGAEVVEIRENKDSEVPLCVVKLEASGNSINEEMKPFWKANKETGDSAFSNLCNSLKENSSSNSNLGLCLDKETTAVCGLAQEESENALFCSDPFLGITSECVETAEANVSVGAASGKVDDGYEMGKCENSFDKEIALSEGDSDNNMLLEPMRSYSPHIVGNGMKAVEQDLPEIMFGEEAEPKAKLTGSAPAASLFLGKEQELQRLPVLRAQPSASNGTGTLELDPLEMHLPCYDLNELLEELEGLLEKSSFGEGTKEALEAKSLEMQAASGSKARETVLEQELLELTDVREETGQLGALNCLEVLPLRNEKENLVPSVSDREKAVELIASDVQPSLGEKTKKLQANLSGIHETEAVLDDWMEADPPSLWLPTSGGRPEKELCQKMHDKQLMLGAKFEPFLELVLPNVQPPQEDREEDLLGLEHDVLQSSANSGSQFSFLSKDSAHQRPVFTVKSHDCKVEKHKGWRKKKEDCVEEWMEQDLTDSFKESGNTCVQSLGCRPGEDEKQNENLADCNAAHHDYPCNLKGFAVGSKCVVWTSLKWCDARILEVSEKGTKVLNLCSGNEEIVHPENVWNGIPDWAHRSSEKSKLAAVAI; encoded by the exons ATGAGCGCCGGGCCGGGGTCCCTCGGCCGCGGCGATACCGTCACCTTGCGGGTCAGCGCCGTGGGGCTCTACTCCGAGGTGCCTATCCTGCGGCTATGGGGGCTGCTGGGCGAACGCAAGGCTGACTATGCCCTCCTCCACCGCGAAATCCaggcggcggccgggccgcgccTGGCGGCCCGCCCAGAGCCCAGTGGGTCGGGGGCCAGCGGGaccaggctgtgcccaggagaGCTGGCACTGGTGGAGGTGTTGGGCATCTGGTACCGCTGCTGTGTGGTGAGTTGCAGTGCCCAGGGGTACCGTGTCTTCCTGCTGGACGAGGGGTACGTGGTGGCCACATCCGCATACTACTTGGCACggggctgctcagagctgttccagctgCGCCCAGAGGTGCTGGGCTGTGTCGTGGCTGATGTCATGCCCTCCCAGGGTCACGAGGGGACAGCCTGTGGGGATTCACCAGTGTCCAGGTGGACCGTGGAGGCGATGGAGTTCCTCAGCTTCCTGCATGGCAAGGAGGTGTCTGGTGTGGTGCAGGAGGTGATAACGCCACAGCTTATCGTACTCGAGCTGCCCCAGCTCGTGGTCCAGATGCGGCAGCTGGGCCTGGCCAAGCGTGTCTCTCCCAGCTGGTTCTGCCAGGTACTCAGGCGCTGCCTGCCTTTTGGCCAGTTAaagaagcagctctggcagcagcctccAGCGTGTTCCCTTGGAACTTTTGCAGATCCGCAGCTTGTCCATGTGTTGCTCTCGTACTGGCCTCTGTCACCTGCTTTGGATTACTACTACCCTCAGCTTCAGTTGGGTGTGACGGAGCCTGTCCTAGTGACCCATGTCTCTGACCCACACCACATCTACTGCCAGTTGCAGTGCCTGTCTGAGGAGATCTGTTGCCTTTCTGATACCATGTGCCATGCTTATGACCAGTGGGAGCAGGATTTATTGCCCAAAGTGGGCTCGCCCTGTGCTGCCCGTGGGATGGATGGCCAGTGGTACCGTGCCATTCTGCTGGAGCTCATTGGTGAGGGGCAGGACCAGCATGCAGCTCTTGTGATCTTTGTGGACTATGGCAGGAAGGAGACTGTAACCAGAGCTAACCTGCGCCATTTGCCTGCTGAGTGTTTTCGCATGCCTGTCGTCACTTACATCTGTGCTCTTCAGGGTGTTTCGGATGGGGGGCGTGGCTGGTCCCCGTTACAGGTCGATTTGCTGAAAGCATTGGTGCTCGGCAGAGGAGTGAGTGCTCACATTGAAGCCTTTAACTCCTTTGAGCATCTCTATTATGTGACACTCTATGGGGAAAACGGCATTGATTTGAACGGTCTTTTTGGGTCTCAGGCTTGCTGCCTGGTCAGTACTCATGTGAGCCAAACTGAGGCTCATGAGCAGCTGGAAGTAGAGGAATCCTTAGTTGAAGAATTGGGATTGCCACCAGAAGCACCTCCTGTTTTAACACACGGAGGTTTGGCTGGTGCTGCTGTAGCTGGTGTGCATCTGAAGACCTGGACATTCTACAGTGCACGGGTCTCTCACCTCCAAGACCCATCTGAGTTTTGGCTGCAGCTCCATGAGCATTATCAGCTTTTCAGGCAGCTAAGGCAGTGCATGTGGAATTTTTATTCCCATTCCACAAAGCTGGATGGTGCTGAGTGGGACCcacagcctggatccctttgtTGTGCCAGTTGGAACGAGGGTGTCTTCTATCGAGCGGTGGTCACCAGGGTACTGGACACTGGGGTGGAAATACACCTGGTGGACAGAGGCAGTACAGAAACTGTGGGTCTGTGTGCTGtgaaggagctgctccctcGGTTCAGGGAACTGCCTGCTTTAGCTCTGAAGTGTTGTTTGGCAGGTGTCTCCCCTCTGAGAGGGAGTTGGAGTGAAGCCTCTGTGTCTGCATTCAGGGAGATGGTACTGAACAAAGAACTAAAGGTTTGGTTTTTGAGTGTGCAGGGTGACAAATACATGGTTGAAATTTTTGACCAGTCCCAGTTAGGAGAGAGAAGAGTAAGTAAACTCATGGGCCAGAGGGGTTATGCTAAATACCAGAGGTATGAAATGCCCAAGACTTCCCAGAAATCAGATAAGTCTGTGACACAGGCCTCTTCTCTAGTATGTGCTGCAGAGGAAAgccaaaaaaatgcagagaagagGCGCAGAGAAGAATGTGATCTAAAGAGCAGTGATAGAGTGGTTGATTCTCATGTGGATGTGATGGTCAGAGAGAGCCCTATTGCAGCCATTCACAGTTCTAGAAGTACTGAACTTTGTTCTCAAGACTATGAGGGTAAGGAAAATCTGCACGCTTCTTTGGGTCAGAACTATGCGGAAATTAAGCCAGGCTCCTCTTGTGGAGGCCACTTAGAAGTGGGAAGTACAGTTAATGTTATTTTGTCATATGTTGAAAATCCTAGTTGTTTTTGGTGTCAGTTAAGTAGAAATTTCCATGACCTTGAGGTACTAATGGATGAAATTCAGGAGCATTGCAAGAATTCATCCCAGCCACATGTTTGGCCAAATCTTGTGTGTTTAGCCCAGTACTCGGAGGATAAAAAATGGTACAGGGCTTTAATAGTTAGTGAAGGAGTGTGTGCAGAAAAAGTAGAAGTCATATATGTTGACTATGGCAACAGAGAGCAGGTGTGTCTAACGAAGCTCCGTGCAATTAGTGAACACTTCCTTAGGTTAGAGGCTCAGGCATTCAGGTGCAGCCTTTACAACTTAATCCAACCTAATGGTCAGAATCCTTTTGCCTGGGATGAAGAAGCCATTCAGACTTTTCGGCAGTTTGTTGTTGATTCATCATCTGACCTTGATCTGAAGTGTACAATATTTGCCTTGGCTTCAATAAATAGGGACCTGTTTAACATTGTAGATTTAATCACGCCTTTTCAGAGTGCTTGCCAGTTTCTCACTGAGAAAGGTGTAGCCAGACCTTTATTTCCTCAAAAGCGCTTGGAATCTTTGGTCCAGCTTCACTCCTTCTATTATTCTAGTCACGGTATCAAAATTGGGAGTGAGGAAGACGTTTATATTACGCATGTTGAGAATCCATGGATGTTCTACTGCCAACTTGAAAGGTGTGCAGATACCTTGGCACAGCTGGCTGATAACATCAGTCGCCTGAGTGAGAGAGTGACCAGCACAGGAACCTTGGGAAAGTCTGGGACCTTGTGTCTGGCAAGGTACTCTGACAGTCAGTGGTATAGGGGAGTAATTATGGAAAGACAACCTAAGGCTAAAGTCTTCTTTGTGGATTTTGGGAACACAGAGGCAATAGAGACAGATGATCTGCTTATTTTACCCAGTGATGCTTCTGATATCTTGCTTGTGCCGATGCAGGCCATAAAGTGTTCTGTGTCTGATGTATCATCTGTTTCCAAAGAAGCTGCAACATGGTTTAAGGAAGCCGTCCTAGAAAGGAGATTAAAAGCAATAGTGGTAGCAAAGGACTCTGATAATACACTGCTGGTAGAGTTGTTTGATGGAAATACTCAAATTAATACAAAACTGAAGGACCTAAGCCTAAACAGTACAGGACTGTGTAGTCATGTACACAATGAGACTTTGTGCTCTAGAAATACAGATGTGAATGAGAGGGATGAGCCTGCAGAGTCCCCTTTAAATGCAGGTAAGCCTCTTGAAAGAAAACGTCGACCCGAAGCCCAGCAAGAACAAGGGAGCAGAAGACACTTAAAAGAAGAAGTTTTAGACCTTTTCCAGCACTCTGTGAAGGGAGATGTGGCAGCTGGATTACTAGGACCTGGTGAAATGCTTAGCAGTAAGGATGCTATTTTGTTGGATAAAGCAGGGGAGGAGtctctgctcttttccctgATGGATACACTGTCAGATACTAAATCTGATGCTGAAGGCAGGTGTATAATGCTTAAAAATTCATCTGATCTACCACCACAGAAGATAGTGCCAGCTCTTAAAACTTTAGTGTATGTGTCTTACATCAATGACCTGCAGGATTTTTATGTTCAACTAGGGAGTGACGAGGTTCAGCTTAACAACATTTTGGAAAGTTTAAACAATGGGAAATCAGTGAAGGAGCCTTGTGGACAACTTTTCCAAGCAGGAGATTTAATCAGTGCTGTGTATTCAGAAGACAGCCTGTGGTATCGAGCTGTAGTAAAAGAGAAGACTTCTGACAATTCGATAAGGGTACATTATATTGATTATGGTGATACTTCAGTGATTAGTGTTGATCAAGCATGCAGGCTCCCTAAGGACTTGTCATCTATTCCAGCAATGAGTATTCACTGCTTTCTAGGTGGActtaaatgcaaaaaaagtgCAGACTGGACAGAGAAAGCACTGTTTTACTTCACCAAGAGAACAAGTGAAATCCTGCTGTCATGTGAATTTGTAAAGAAGGTTGATGATAAATGGGAAGTTATTCTCAGTGACCATCAAGGTATAATAACAGTGGATTTAGCTGATAAAGATCTTCCAAGTagagaaagactttttttaagaaaaaaaatggataaaagagAGAAGAGTGACATGATAACCGTCTGTGAGCCTTTGCCTCCTCAGGTACAAAATGAGATTTCCGATGTAAGTGATTGTAAATCATTTATCTGGAAATTTCCAGAGGCAGGTCAGACTTTAAAAATTTATGTCACAGTGGTAAATAGTCCAGGATTTTTCTGGTGTCACTGTGCTGATACCAAAGATGTGAGCTACATCgagaaaaaaatagaggaagCTGAAAAGCTTGGGCTAAGCTCTCTGAACGATAGCAAGTCTTGTATTAAAAGTGGTGATACTTGTCTAGCAAAATACAGTCAAGATGGGTGGTTCTACAGAGCTCAGATCAGCAGTGTGAAAGATGACAGTGTAGTTGTTAGACATGTGGATTACGGAAGTGAGGAAGCCATCAGCCTGGAGATGATCCGACAGATGCCATGTGAACTGCTCAGAGTACCTGCACAAGCATTTGCTTGCTGTCTGTCAGGTTTCAGTCCCTCAGAGGGCTCATGGCTTAGTGATGCAAATAAGAAGTTTTATGATATGACTGAAAACCTTGCATTAGGAGCTGAAGTAGTAGAAATTCGGGAAAACAAAGATTCTGAAGTCCCTCTGTGTGTTGTCAAGCTGGAAGCTTCTGGCAATAGTATTAATGAAGAGATGAAGCCTTTCTGGAAGGCTAATAAAGAAACTGGTGACAGTGCTTTCTCAAACCTTTGCAACTCCCTAAAGGAAAATAGCAGTTCAAACAGCAATTTGGGTCTTTGTCTCGACAAAGAAACTACTGCTGTTTGTGGATTAGCTCAGGAAGAGAgtgaaaatgctttgttttgttctgatcCTTTCCTGGGTATAACTTCTGAGTGCGTAGAGACTGCAGAAGCAAATGTGTCAGTGGGAGCTGCCAGTGGGAAGGTTGATGATGGGTACGAGATGGGAAAGTGTGAGAATAGTTTTGATAAAGAGATAGCTCTGTCTGAAGGTGACAGTGATAACAATATGTTACTAGAACCAATGAGAAGCTACAGTCCTCATATTGTGGGGAATGGAATGAAAGCTGTAGAACAAGACTTGCCTGAAataatgtttggagaggaggcTGAGCCGAAAGCAAAACTGACAGGCAGTGCTCCAGCAGCCAGCCTTTTCCTAGGAAAAGAACAAGAACTGCAGAGATTGCCAGTGCTCCGGGCACAGCCATCTGCAAGCAATGGAACAGGGACATTAGAACTGGATCCGTTAGAAATGCACTTACCATGTTATGATCTAAACGAGCTCTTGGAGGAGCTAGAGGGACTTTTGGAAAAGTCCTCCTTTGGTGAAGGAACAAAGGAAGCACTGGAAGCAAAGTCACTTGAAATGCAGGCAGCATCAGGCAGCAAAGCAAGAGAGACGGTGTTGGAACAGGAACTGCTGGAGCTGACAGATGTGAGGGAGGAGACAGGGCAGTTGGGAGCTCTGAACTGTCTTGAAGTTTTACCATTACGtaatgagaaagaaaacctgGTGCCTTCAGTTAGTGACAGAGAGAAGGCAGTAGAGCTGATTGCATCTGATGTTCAGCCTTCTTTGGGAGAGAAGACCAAAAAACTGCAAGCAAATTTGTCTGGAATTCATGAAACAGAAGCTGTACTAGATGATTGGATGGAAGCAGACCCTCCTTCCCTATGGCTGCCAACATCTGGTGGTAGACCTGAGAAAGAACTGTGTCAGAAGATGCATGACAAGCAGTTGATGCTAGGAGCCAAATTTGAGCCCTTTCTGGAACTGGTGCTGCCTAATGTTCAGCCGCCTCAGGAAGACAGGGAGGAGGACTTGTTAGGGCTGGAACATGATGTGCTGCAGAGTTCTGCAAATAGTGGAAgtcaattttcatttctttcaaaagacTCAGCACATCAGAGGCCTGTTTTCACTGTGAAGTCACATGACTGCAAAGTTGAGAAACACAAGGGGTGGCGGAAGAAGAAAGAGGACTGTGTGGAAGAATGGATGGAACAAGACTTGACTGACTCATTTAAAGAGAGTGGAAATACATGTGTTCAGTCTTTAGGCTGTAGGCCTGGGGaagatgaaaagcaaaatgagaatTTGGCTGACTGCAATGCAG CACACCATGACTATCCTTGTAATCTGAAGGGCTTTGCTGTTGGTTCCAAATGTGTGGTGTGGACCTCTCTCAAATGGTGCGACGCTCGCATTTTGGAGGTATCTGAGAAGGGTACCAAG GTCTTGAACCTCTGCAGTGGCAATGAGGAGATTGTGCATCCTGAGAACGTCTGGAACGGAATTCCTGACTGGGCTCACAGATCCTCTGAG